Proteins from a genomic interval of Streptomyces sp. Tu6071:
- a CDS encoding helix-turn-helix transcriptional regulator produces the protein MAGHTGVRGAGRDAEWAADAAEIRAALLRLRRATGLPVAFGGPLVGAGATRVRIGELSGTATAALDGLAVSAGNGLGGKAITLTRPCTVTDYRVARSISHEYDTPVAAEGLRSVLAVPVVVRRRVRAVLYGALRAPQPLGDRTLRAAVEAARDVEQTLVVRDEARALAAAGGEAARAGSWQEVRDTGAHLRGLADRLTDPALRAELLGVCARLAAADAGPPRDTQAPPLTPREVEVLVIVAEGATNAAVASRLGLRPETVKAYLRAAMRKLGARTRGEAVAVARRAGVVA, from the coding sequence ATGGCGGGGCACACGGGAGTACGCGGCGCGGGGCGGGACGCGGAGTGGGCGGCGGACGCGGCGGAGATCCGGGCGGCGCTCCTGCGGCTGCGGCGCGCCACCGGGCTGCCGGTCGCCTTCGGCGGGCCGCTCGTCGGCGCGGGGGCCACGCGGGTGCGGATCGGCGAGCTGAGCGGTACGGCGACGGCGGCGCTCGACGGCCTCGCGGTCTCGGCGGGCAACGGCCTGGGCGGCAAGGCGATCACGCTGACGCGCCCCTGCACGGTCACCGACTACCGCGTGGCGCGTTCCATCAGCCACGAGTACGACACGCCGGTGGCGGCGGAGGGCCTGCGCTCGGTCCTCGCGGTGCCCGTCGTGGTGCGGCGGCGGGTACGGGCGGTGCTGTACGGGGCCCTGCGCGCGCCGCAGCCGCTCGGGGACCGCACGCTGCGCGCGGCGGTCGAGGCGGCGCGCGACGTGGAGCAGACGCTGGTGGTCAGGGACGAGGCGCGGGCCCTCGCGGCGGCGGGCGGCGAGGCGGCGCGCGCGGGGTCCTGGCAGGAGGTACGGGACACGGGCGCCCACCTGCGCGGCCTCGCCGACCGCCTCACGGACCCGGCGCTGCGGGCCGAACTCCTCGGCGTGTGCGCGCGCCTCGCGGCGGCGGACGCCGGGCCGCCCCGCGACACGCAGGCGCCGCCGCTGACCCCGCGCGAGGTGGAGGTCCTGGTGATCGTCGCCGAGGGCGCGACCAACGCGGCGGTCGCGAGCAGGCTCGGGCTGCGCCCGGAGACGGTGAAGGCGTACCTGCGGGCGGCGATGCGGAAGCTGGGCGCGCGCACGCGCGGCGAGGCGGTCGCGGTGGCGCGGCGAGCGGGGGTCGTGGCGTGA
- a CDS encoding AMP-binding protein: MSATPPAAPPGEPAPGDGEPAATAAFRAARDFLLRHGEDYAAAHAGFAWPRPELFNWALDWFDRIAEGNERTALHIVEEDGSRLELSFAELSLRSARAANWLRGLGVAPGDRVLLMLGNQAELWELMLAAMKLRAVVIPATTLLGPLDLRDRVERGEVRHVVARSTDLEKFAQVPGDWTRVAVGAPVPGWHDYAEAAAASAAFVPEGPTRSDETLMLYFTSGTTARPKLVEHTHLSYPVGHLSTMYWIGLRPGDVHLNISSPGWAKHAWSNFFAPWNAEATVFIFNYTRFDAGRLMAEMDRAGVTSFCAPPTVWRMLIQADLSGLKTPPRSVVAAGEPLNPEVIEHVRRSWGVTIRDGFGQTETSVAVANSPGQPLKPGSMGRPSPGFTIELLDPVTGAPGATEGEISLDLSARPVGLMRGYHGDQERTSAATAGGYYRTGDIGARDEDGYLTYVGRADDVFKASDYKISPFELESALLEHPAVAEAAVVPAPDPVRLNVPKAYIVLAEGYAPDAATAKLLFAHSRAVLAPYKRLRRLEFGPLPKTISGKIRRVELREATASGSEAEYREEDHR, from the coding sequence ATGTCGGCAACGCCCCCCGCCGCCCCGCCCGGTGAACCGGCCCCCGGAGACGGCGAACCCGCCGCGACCGCCGCCTTCCGCGCCGCCCGCGACTTCCTCCTCCGCCACGGCGAGGACTACGCGGCGGCCCACGCCGGCTTCGCGTGGCCCCGCCCCGAGCTGTTCAACTGGGCGCTCGACTGGTTCGACCGGATCGCCGAGGGCAACGAGCGCACCGCGCTCCACATCGTCGAGGAGGACGGCTCGCGCCTGGAACTGTCCTTCGCCGAACTGTCCCTGCGCTCCGCGCGCGCCGCGAACTGGCTGCGCGGCCTCGGCGTCGCCCCGGGCGACCGCGTCCTCCTCATGCTCGGCAACCAGGCCGAGTTGTGGGAACTCATGCTCGCCGCGATGAAGCTGCGCGCCGTCGTCATCCCGGCGACCACGCTCCTCGGCCCCCTCGACCTGCGCGACCGCGTCGAGCGCGGCGAGGTGCGCCACGTCGTCGCCCGCTCCACCGACCTGGAGAAGTTCGCGCAGGTCCCCGGCGACTGGACCCGCGTCGCCGTCGGCGCGCCCGTCCCCGGCTGGCACGACTACGCCGAGGCCGCCGCCGCGAGCGCCGCGTTCGTCCCCGAGGGCCCCACCCGCTCCGACGAGACCCTCATGCTCTACTTCACCTCCGGTACCACCGCCCGCCCCAAACTCGTCGAGCACACCCACCTCTCCTACCCGGTGGGCCACCTCTCGACGATGTACTGGATCGGGCTGCGCCCGGGGGACGTCCACCTCAACATCTCGTCGCCCGGCTGGGCGAAGCACGCCTGGTCGAACTTCTTCGCACCGTGGAACGCCGAGGCGACCGTCTTCATCTTCAACTACACGCGCTTCGACGCGGGCCGCCTCATGGCCGAGATGGACCGCGCGGGCGTCACGAGCTTCTGCGCCCCGCCCACCGTGTGGCGCATGCTCATCCAGGCCGACCTGAGCGGCCTCAAGACCCCGCCGCGCTCCGTCGTCGCCGCCGGGGAACCCCTCAACCCCGAGGTCATCGAGCACGTGCGCCGCTCCTGGGGCGTCACGATCCGCGACGGCTTCGGCCAGACCGAGACCTCCGTCGCCGTCGCCAACTCCCCGGGCCAGCCCCTCAAGCCCGGCTCCATGGGCCGCCCCAGCCCCGGCTTCACGATCGAACTCCTCGACCCCGTGACCGGCGCACCGGGCGCCACCGAGGGCGAGATCAGCCTCGACCTCTCGGCCCGCCCCGTCGGCCTCATGCGCGGCTACCACGGCGACCAGGAACGCACCTCCGCGGCGACGGCCGGCGGGTACTACCGGACGGGCGACATCGGCGCCAGGGACGAGGACGGCTACCTCACCTACGTGGGCCGCGCCGACGACGTCTTCAAGGCGAGCGACTACAAGATCAGCCCCTTCGAGCTGGAGAGCGCGCTGCTCGAACACCCCGCCGTCGCCGAGGCGGCCGTCGTGCCCGCGCCCGATCCCGTACGGCTCAACGTCCCCAAGGCGTACATCGTCCTCGCCGAGGGGTACGCCCCGGACGCCGCGACCGCGAAGCTCCTCTTCGCCCACTCGCGCGCCGTCCTCGCCCCGTACAAACGCCTGCGCAGACTGGAGTTCGGCCCGCTGCCCAAGACCATCTCCGGCAAGATCCGCCGCGTCGAACTCCGCGAGGCGACCGCGAGCGGCTCCGAGGCCGAGTACCGCGAGGAGGACCACCGATGA
- a CDS encoding helix-turn-helix domain-containing protein, producing the protein MGGELLAPAAAAPEDVVLRWEGEEVVAVRLPGLGDDSLDRIVEGLERVHGPLAALDRRTKQDLVRQLEARGAFTVRHGVETVAAALGVSRFTVYNYLRHVNEQRAKER; encoded by the coding sequence ATGGGCGGGGAACTGCTCGCCCCGGCCGCCGCCGCGCCCGAGGACGTCGTGCTGCGCTGGGAGGGCGAGGAGGTCGTCGCGGTGCGGCTGCCCGGCCTCGGGGACGACAGCCTGGACCGGATCGTCGAAGGGCTCGAACGGGTCCACGGCCCCCTCGCCGCGCTCGACCGCCGGACCAAGCAGGACCTCGTGCGGCAGTTGGAGGCGCGCGGCGCGTTCACGGTGCGGCACGGCGTCGAGACCGTCGCCGCCGCCCTCGGCGTCTCGCGCTTCACCGTCTACAACTACTTGCGGCACGTCAACGAGCAGCGCGCCAAGGAGCGTTGA
- a CDS encoding AMP-binding protein gives MTTTGPLTAPSYAHGTSTTPLIGETIGENLARIIAAHPGREALVDVPSGRRWTYSTFGEAVERLARGLLARGVLKGDRVGIWAVNSAEWVMLQYATARVGAVLVNINPAYRAHELGYVLRQSGTQLLVASLRHRDTDYRAFVDEVRPECPELRETVYIGDPSWDALVDAGADIPLARLHAREAELSCDDPVNLQYTSGTTGFPKGATLSHHNLLNNGFWVGETIGYTPRDRVCLPVPFFHCFGMVMGNLGATSHGACIVIPAPSFEARATLEAVEKERCTALYGVPTMFIAELNLPDFGSFDLTSLRTGIMAGSPCPVEVMKRVVAEMHMAEVSICYGMTETSPVSCQTRADDDLEHRTGTVGRVLPHLEVKVVDPVSGVTVPRGTQGELCTRGYSVMLGYWEDPERTAEVVDPGRWMHTGDLALMREDGYVEIAGRIKDMIIRGGENIYPREIEEFLYTHPKISDVQVVGVPDARYGESVLACVIPRDPADAPTLDEIRAFCRDRLASYKIPSRVEVLGTFPMTVSGKVRKIELRETYGDGDA, from the coding sequence ATGACCACCACAGGCCCCCTGACCGCGCCCTCGTACGCGCACGGCACCTCGACGACGCCCCTCATCGGCGAGACGATCGGCGAGAACCTCGCGCGGATCATCGCCGCCCACCCCGGCCGCGAAGCCCTCGTCGACGTCCCGAGCGGCCGTCGCTGGACGTACTCCACCTTCGGCGAGGCCGTCGAACGCCTCGCGCGCGGCCTCCTCGCGCGCGGCGTCCTCAAGGGCGACCGGGTCGGCATCTGGGCCGTCAACAGCGCCGAGTGGGTCATGCTCCAGTACGCGACCGCCCGCGTCGGCGCCGTCCTCGTCAACATCAACCCCGCCTACCGCGCCCACGAACTCGGCTACGTGCTGCGGCAGTCCGGCACCCAGCTCCTCGTCGCCTCGCTGCGCCACCGCGACACCGACTACCGCGCCTTCGTCGACGAGGTGCGCCCCGAGTGCCCCGAACTGCGCGAGACCGTCTACATCGGCGACCCGAGCTGGGACGCCCTCGTCGACGCGGGCGCGGACATCCCGCTCGCACGACTGCACGCGCGCGAGGCGGAGTTGTCCTGCGACGACCCCGTCAACCTCCAGTACACCTCCGGCACCACGGGCTTCCCCAAGGGCGCCACCCTCTCCCACCACAACCTCCTCAACAACGGCTTCTGGGTGGGCGAGACGATCGGCTACACGCCACGTGACCGCGTGTGCCTGCCCGTTCCCTTCTTCCACTGCTTCGGCATGGTCATGGGCAACCTCGGCGCCACCTCGCACGGCGCCTGCATCGTCATCCCCGCGCCGTCCTTCGAGGCGCGCGCGACGCTCGAAGCCGTCGAGAAGGAGCGCTGCACCGCGTTGTACGGGGTGCCGACGATGTTCATCGCGGAGCTGAACCTCCCCGACTTCGGCTCCTTCGACCTCACCTCGCTGCGCACGGGGATCATGGCGGGTTCGCCCTGCCCCGTCGAGGTCATGAAACGCGTCGTCGCCGAGATGCACATGGCCGAGGTCTCCATCTGCTACGGCATGACCGAGACCTCGCCCGTCTCCTGCCAGACCCGCGCCGACGACGACCTCGAACACCGCACCGGCACCGTGGGCCGCGTCCTGCCGCACCTGGAGGTCAAGGTCGTCGACCCCGTCAGCGGCGTCACCGTGCCGCGCGGCACGCAGGGCGAACTGTGCACGCGCGGCTACTCCGTCATGCTCGGCTACTGGGAGGACCCCGAGCGCACCGCCGAGGTCGTCGACCCCGGGCGCTGGATGCACACCGGGGACCTCGCCCTCATGCGCGAGGACGGCTACGTCGAGATCGCGGGCCGCATCAAGGACATGATCATCCGGGGCGGCGAGAACATCTACCCGCGCGAGATCGAGGAGTTCCTCTACACCCACCCGAAGATCTCCGACGTGCAGGTCGTCGGCGTCCCCGACGCGCGCTACGGCGAGTCCGTCCTCGCCTGCGTCATCCCGCGCGACCCCGCCGACGCGCCCACGCTCGACGAGATCCGCGCCTTCTGCCGCGACCGCCTCGCCTCCTACAAGATCCCCAGCCGCGTCGAAGTCCTCGGCACCTTCCCGATGACGGTCTCGGGGAAGGTACGGAAGATCGAACTGCGCGAGACGTACGGGGACGGGGACGCCTGA